The following coding sequences lie in one Vitis vinifera cultivar Pinot Noir 40024 chromosome 19, ASM3070453v1 genomic window:
- the LOC100265827 gene encoding uncharacterized protein LOC100265827 isoform X1 has protein sequence MILVLEDIVLREQFQQSLAFHVTVLFMHDSCAGGRAQMRKREKNGYEDVVAKCSNAKFDVGKIVDNVDSDVSLRRIKRIILSVKKPSYIRRLRSGKLRHEVRCRLQYLLSKLVDRHNWKEASGVLGMLLKGTCKDTSPMNNRVKYWVTMELLKHIESDHINPTRIKRIYETWMRRIGSMKKWPIEDRFAVQLEYILFCLTQGNIEEAHQAAICLMQERDFGSGPILNLVVGLAFYQLWYFTIPKEMQLRDLGESCTPTESEMSATRFSNTVGNSEGYSAIDVLKEEYSSESDSETSVRNDKGNAVNANIDLHRELSEGINDNLRSEKSFPQPQDFYMNSAGNTGHEETSFPYDGDNITQLASIFSGHERWDSWLLPLRLPHSNANFEDLIHLHRELINDYYKSAVKYLKLALYSTPPILAALLPFIQLLLLGGQVKEALNELEKFSHNSNATLPIRLRASVLEHFDRENCVGLSTCFEDILKKDPTSSYSLAKLISIHQNGDYDAASLLEMIALHLDATYAEFDIWREFALCFLKLSQCEEDRMSVCLDGNEGKHKPKYAVRFNRIPNIFIEGKSGKTWRFRCRWWLTRHFGKNIINSEVAAGKLELLTYKAACALHMYGQGFEYVVGAYNCLDKEKNRDMLLFLQMHMHTSTGFYSYFGERTK, from the exons aaaagggagaaaaatgggTACGAAGATGTTGTTGCTAAGTGTAGCAATGCGAAGTTTGATGTTGGGAAAATTGTTGACAATGTTGATTCCGATGTTTCATTGAGGCGCATTAAGAGAATTATATTATCAGTAAAGAAGCCATCCTATATTCGTAGGCTTCGCTCAGGTAAATTACGACATGAAGTTCGGTGTAGATTACAATATCTTCTTAGTAAGCTTGTGGACCGGCACAATTGGAAAGAAGCAAGTGGTGTACTAGGCATGCTATTAAAAGGAACGTGCAAGGACACTTCTCCCATGAATAATCGGGTGAAATATTGG gtcaCAATGGAGCTTCTCAAGCATATAGAAAGTGACCACATCAACCCTACAAGGATTAAGCGCATCTATGAAACTTGGATGAGAAGGATTGGATCAATGAAAAAATGGCCAATTGAG GACAGATTTGCAGTTCAATTGGAGTACATCCTTTTTTGTCTCACACAAGGTAATATCGAGGAAGCACACCAGGCTGCTATATG CCTCATGCAAGAACGTGATTTTGGGAGTGGCCCAATTTTAAATTTGGTTGTTGGATTGGCATTTTATCAGCTGTGGTATTTCACTATCCCAAAAGAGATGCAGCTGAGAGATTTAGGTGAGTCGTGCACCCCTACGGAATCAGAGATGTCAGCAACAAGATTCAGCAATACTGTTGGAAACTCAGAGGGTTATAGTGCAATTGATGTTCTCAAGGAAGAGTACTCCTCTGAGAGTGATTCAGAAACCTCTGTTAGGAATGATAAAGGAAATGCTGTTAATGCTAATATTGATCTACATAGAGAGCTTTCCGAGGGGATTAATGATAACCTACGGAGTGAAAAATCCTTTCCCCAGCCTCAAGACTTCTACATGAATTCTGCTGGAAATACTGGACATGAAGAAACCTCTTTTCCTTATGATGGTGACAATATTACGCAACTTGCTTCCATTTTCTCTGGACATG AGAGATGGGATTCATGGTTGTTGCCTCTACGGTTACCGCACTCAAATGCAAATTTTGAGGACTTAATCCATTTGCATAGGGAGCTAATCAATGACTATTATAAGAGTGCAGTGAAGTATTTAAAGCTTGCCCTTTACTCAACGCCTCCGATATTGGCTGCGCTACTTCCATTCATACAG TTGTTGCTGCTTGGAGGTCAAGTTAAGGAGGCCCTAAATGAGCTTGAGAAGTTCTCCCACAATTCAAACGCAACACTTCCTATTAG ATTGAGGGCTAGTGTTCTGGAGCATTTTGATCGTGAAAACTGTGTGGGGCTCTCAACCTGCTTCGAGGATATTCTGAAGAAAGATCCAACATCTTCCTACTCATTGGCTAAGCTTATCAGCATTCATCAAAATG GGGACTATGATGCTGCGTCGCTGTTGGAAATGATAGCTTTACATTTAGATGCTACCTATGCAGAATTCGACATATGGAGAGAGTTTGCTTTATGCTTCCTCAAGCTTTCTCAATGTGAGGAAGATCGAATGTCAGTTTGTCTTGATGGAAATGAAGGCAAACACAAGCCGAAGTATGCTGTTCGCTTCAATAGGATTCCTAACATATTTATTGAGGGAAAATCAGGAAAGACTTGGAGATTTCGCTGCAGATGGTGGTTGACACGTCACTTTGGCAAGAACATAATCAATTCTGAAGTTGCAGCAG GCAAGTTGGAACTCCTAACCTACAAAGCAGCCTGCGCATTGCATATGTACGGACAAGGGTTTGAATATGTTGTAGGTGCTTATAATTGTCTGGACAAGGAAAAAAACAGGGATATGTTGTTGTTCTTGCAGATGCACATGCATACTTCTACTGGATTCTACTCATATTTTGGAGAGAGAACTAAATGA
- the LOC100265827 gene encoding uncharacterized protein LOC100265827 isoform X2: MIHGGRAQMRKREKNGYEDVVAKCSNAKFDVGKIVDNVDSDVSLRRIKRIILSVKKPSYIRRLRSGKLRHEVRCRLQYLLSKLVDRHNWKEASGVLGMLLKGTCKDTSPMNNRVKYWVTMELLKHIESDHINPTRIKRIYETWMRRIGSMKKWPIEDRFAVQLEYILFCLTQGNIEEAHQAAICLMQERDFGSGPILNLVVGLAFYQLWYFTIPKEMQLRDLGESCTPTESEMSATRFSNTVGNSEGYSAIDVLKEEYSSESDSETSVRNDKGNAVNANIDLHRELSEGINDNLRSEKSFPQPQDFYMNSAGNTGHEETSFPYDGDNITQLASIFSGHERWDSWLLPLRLPHSNANFEDLIHLHRELINDYYKSAVKYLKLALYSTPPILAALLPFIQLLLLGGQVKEALNELEKFSHNSNATLPIRLRASVLEHFDRENCVGLSTCFEDILKKDPTSSYSLAKLISIHQNGDYDAASLLEMIALHLDATYAEFDIWREFALCFLKLSQCEEDRMSVCLDGNEGKHKPKYAVRFNRIPNIFIEGKSGKTWRFRCRWWLTRHFGKNIINSEVAAGKLELLTYKAACALHMYGQGFEYVVGAYNCLDKEKNRDMLLFLQMHMHTSTGFYSYFGERTK; this comes from the exons aaaagggagaaaaatgggTACGAAGATGTTGTTGCTAAGTGTAGCAATGCGAAGTTTGATGTTGGGAAAATTGTTGACAATGTTGATTCCGATGTTTCATTGAGGCGCATTAAGAGAATTATATTATCAGTAAAGAAGCCATCCTATATTCGTAGGCTTCGCTCAGGTAAATTACGACATGAAGTTCGGTGTAGATTACAATATCTTCTTAGTAAGCTTGTGGACCGGCACAATTGGAAAGAAGCAAGTGGTGTACTAGGCATGCTATTAAAAGGAACGTGCAAGGACACTTCTCCCATGAATAATCGGGTGAAATATTGG gtcaCAATGGAGCTTCTCAAGCATATAGAAAGTGACCACATCAACCCTACAAGGATTAAGCGCATCTATGAAACTTGGATGAGAAGGATTGGATCAATGAAAAAATGGCCAATTGAG GACAGATTTGCAGTTCAATTGGAGTACATCCTTTTTTGTCTCACACAAGGTAATATCGAGGAAGCACACCAGGCTGCTATATG CCTCATGCAAGAACGTGATTTTGGGAGTGGCCCAATTTTAAATTTGGTTGTTGGATTGGCATTTTATCAGCTGTGGTATTTCACTATCCCAAAAGAGATGCAGCTGAGAGATTTAGGTGAGTCGTGCACCCCTACGGAATCAGAGATGTCAGCAACAAGATTCAGCAATACTGTTGGAAACTCAGAGGGTTATAGTGCAATTGATGTTCTCAAGGAAGAGTACTCCTCTGAGAGTGATTCAGAAACCTCTGTTAGGAATGATAAAGGAAATGCTGTTAATGCTAATATTGATCTACATAGAGAGCTTTCCGAGGGGATTAATGATAACCTACGGAGTGAAAAATCCTTTCCCCAGCCTCAAGACTTCTACATGAATTCTGCTGGAAATACTGGACATGAAGAAACCTCTTTTCCTTATGATGGTGACAATATTACGCAACTTGCTTCCATTTTCTCTGGACATG AGAGATGGGATTCATGGTTGTTGCCTCTACGGTTACCGCACTCAAATGCAAATTTTGAGGACTTAATCCATTTGCATAGGGAGCTAATCAATGACTATTATAAGAGTGCAGTGAAGTATTTAAAGCTTGCCCTTTACTCAACGCCTCCGATATTGGCTGCGCTACTTCCATTCATACAG TTGTTGCTGCTTGGAGGTCAAGTTAAGGAGGCCCTAAATGAGCTTGAGAAGTTCTCCCACAATTCAAACGCAACACTTCCTATTAG ATTGAGGGCTAGTGTTCTGGAGCATTTTGATCGTGAAAACTGTGTGGGGCTCTCAACCTGCTTCGAGGATATTCTGAAGAAAGATCCAACATCTTCCTACTCATTGGCTAAGCTTATCAGCATTCATCAAAATG GGGACTATGATGCTGCGTCGCTGTTGGAAATGATAGCTTTACATTTAGATGCTACCTATGCAGAATTCGACATATGGAGAGAGTTTGCTTTATGCTTCCTCAAGCTTTCTCAATGTGAGGAAGATCGAATGTCAGTTTGTCTTGATGGAAATGAAGGCAAACACAAGCCGAAGTATGCTGTTCGCTTCAATAGGATTCCTAACATATTTATTGAGGGAAAATCAGGAAAGACTTGGAGATTTCGCTGCAGATGGTGGTTGACACGTCACTTTGGCAAGAACATAATCAATTCTGAAGTTGCAGCAG GCAAGTTGGAACTCCTAACCTACAAAGCAGCCTGCGCATTGCATATGTACGGACAAGGGTTTGAATATGTTGTAGGTGCTTATAATTGTCTGGACAAGGAAAAAAACAGGGATATGTTGTTGTTCTTGCAGATGCACATGCATACTTCTACTGGATTCTACTCATATTTTGGAGAGAGAACTAAATGA
- the LOC100265827 gene encoding uncharacterized protein LOC100265827 isoform X3 has protein sequence MRKREKNGYEDVVAKCSNAKFDVGKIVDNVDSDVSLRRIKRIILSVKKPSYIRRLRSGKLRHEVRCRLQYLLSKLVDRHNWKEASGVLGMLLKGTCKDTSPMNNRVKYWVTMELLKHIESDHINPTRIKRIYETWMRRIGSMKKWPIEDRFAVQLEYILFCLTQGNIEEAHQAAICLMQERDFGSGPILNLVVGLAFYQLWYFTIPKEMQLRDLGESCTPTESEMSATRFSNTVGNSEGYSAIDVLKEEYSSESDSETSVRNDKGNAVNANIDLHRELSEGINDNLRSEKSFPQPQDFYMNSAGNTGHEETSFPYDGDNITQLASIFSGHERWDSWLLPLRLPHSNANFEDLIHLHRELINDYYKSAVKYLKLALYSTPPILAALLPFIQLLLLGGQVKEALNELEKFSHNSNATLPIRLRASVLEHFDRENCVGLSTCFEDILKKDPTSSYSLAKLISIHQNGDYDAASLLEMIALHLDATYAEFDIWREFALCFLKLSQCEEDRMSVCLDGNEGKHKPKYAVRFNRIPNIFIEGKSGKTWRFRCRWWLTRHFGKNIINSEVAAGKLELLTYKAACALHMYGQGFEYVVGAYNCLDKEKNRDMLLFLQMHMHTSTGFYSYFGERTK, from the exons aaaagggagaaaaatgggTACGAAGATGTTGTTGCTAAGTGTAGCAATGCGAAGTTTGATGTTGGGAAAATTGTTGACAATGTTGATTCCGATGTTTCATTGAGGCGCATTAAGAGAATTATATTATCAGTAAAGAAGCCATCCTATATTCGTAGGCTTCGCTCAGGTAAATTACGACATGAAGTTCGGTGTAGATTACAATATCTTCTTAGTAAGCTTGTGGACCGGCACAATTGGAAAGAAGCAAGTGGTGTACTAGGCATGCTATTAAAAGGAACGTGCAAGGACACTTCTCCCATGAATAATCGGGTGAAATATTGG gtcaCAATGGAGCTTCTCAAGCATATAGAAAGTGACCACATCAACCCTACAAGGATTAAGCGCATCTATGAAACTTGGATGAGAAGGATTGGATCAATGAAAAAATGGCCAATTGAG GACAGATTTGCAGTTCAATTGGAGTACATCCTTTTTTGTCTCACACAAGGTAATATCGAGGAAGCACACCAGGCTGCTATATG CCTCATGCAAGAACGTGATTTTGGGAGTGGCCCAATTTTAAATTTGGTTGTTGGATTGGCATTTTATCAGCTGTGGTATTTCACTATCCCAAAAGAGATGCAGCTGAGAGATTTAGGTGAGTCGTGCACCCCTACGGAATCAGAGATGTCAGCAACAAGATTCAGCAATACTGTTGGAAACTCAGAGGGTTATAGTGCAATTGATGTTCTCAAGGAAGAGTACTCCTCTGAGAGTGATTCAGAAACCTCTGTTAGGAATGATAAAGGAAATGCTGTTAATGCTAATATTGATCTACATAGAGAGCTTTCCGAGGGGATTAATGATAACCTACGGAGTGAAAAATCCTTTCCCCAGCCTCAAGACTTCTACATGAATTCTGCTGGAAATACTGGACATGAAGAAACCTCTTTTCCTTATGATGGTGACAATATTACGCAACTTGCTTCCATTTTCTCTGGACATG AGAGATGGGATTCATGGTTGTTGCCTCTACGGTTACCGCACTCAAATGCAAATTTTGAGGACTTAATCCATTTGCATAGGGAGCTAATCAATGACTATTATAAGAGTGCAGTGAAGTATTTAAAGCTTGCCCTTTACTCAACGCCTCCGATATTGGCTGCGCTACTTCCATTCATACAG TTGTTGCTGCTTGGAGGTCAAGTTAAGGAGGCCCTAAATGAGCTTGAGAAGTTCTCCCACAATTCAAACGCAACACTTCCTATTAG ATTGAGGGCTAGTGTTCTGGAGCATTTTGATCGTGAAAACTGTGTGGGGCTCTCAACCTGCTTCGAGGATATTCTGAAGAAAGATCCAACATCTTCCTACTCATTGGCTAAGCTTATCAGCATTCATCAAAATG GGGACTATGATGCTGCGTCGCTGTTGGAAATGATAGCTTTACATTTAGATGCTACCTATGCAGAATTCGACATATGGAGAGAGTTTGCTTTATGCTTCCTCAAGCTTTCTCAATGTGAGGAAGATCGAATGTCAGTTTGTCTTGATGGAAATGAAGGCAAACACAAGCCGAAGTATGCTGTTCGCTTCAATAGGATTCCTAACATATTTATTGAGGGAAAATCAGGAAAGACTTGGAGATTTCGCTGCAGATGGTGGTTGACACGTCACTTTGGCAAGAACATAATCAATTCTGAAGTTGCAGCAG GCAAGTTGGAACTCCTAACCTACAAAGCAGCCTGCGCATTGCATATGTACGGACAAGGGTTTGAATATGTTGTAGGTGCTTATAATTGTCTGGACAAGGAAAAAAACAGGGATATGTTGTTGTTCTTGCAGATGCACATGCATACTTCTACTGGATTCTACTCATATTTTGGAGAGAGAACTAAATGA
- the LOC104877501 gene encoding ras-related protein RABA1f has protein sequence MAAYRADDDYDYLFKVVLIGDSGVGKSNLLSRFTRNEFSLESKSTIGVEFATRSIRVDDKIVKAQIWDTAGQERYRAITSAYYRGAVGALLVYDVTRHVTFENVERWLKELRDHTDSHIVIMLVGNKGDLRHLRAVSIDDAKAFAERENTFFMETSALESMNVENAFTEVLTQIYQVVSRKALDIGDDPAALPKGQTINVGTKDDVSAVKKAGCCSS, from the exons ATGGCTGCCTACAGAGCAGACGACGACTACGATTACCTCTTCAAAGTGGTGTTGATTGGAGACTCTGGCGTCGGAAAATCCAATCTCCTCTCCAGATTCACCCGCAATGAGTTCAGTCTCGAATCCAAATCCACTATCGGTGTTGAATTCGCCACCCGGAGTATTCGGGTGGATGACAAGATCGTCAAGGCTCAGATTTGGGACACTGCTGGCCAGGAGAG ATACCGTGCAATCACCAGTGCATACTACCGAGGTGCTGTTGGTGCACTCCTTGTCTATGATGTCACCCGACATGTTACATTTGAGAATGTGGAGAGATGGTTAAAGGAGCTCCGGGATCATACTGACTCGCATATTGTGATAATGCTTGTTGGCAACAAGGGAGACTTGCGTCACTTGCGTGCAGTTTCCATTGATGATGCCAAGGCATTTGCTGAGAGAGAAAACACTTTCTTTATGGAGACATCTGCCCTTGAGTCCATGAATGTTGAGAATGCATTCACTGAAGTGCTCACTCAAATATATCAAGTGGTTAGCCGGAAAGCCCTTGATATTGGGGATGACCCTGCTGCTTTGCCTAAAGGGCAAACCATTAATGTTGGAACCAAGGATGATGTTTCAGCTGTAAAGAAAGCTGGTTGCTGCTCCTCCTAA
- the LOC100243505 gene encoding glutamate receptor 2.7, with amino-acid sequence MGYLQMSRFFLSFMAWVLLLSPAAAAADHGGTSHSDGSIGVIVDYGSRVGKEEKVAMELAIDDFYKKTNQRLVLHSRDSQGDPLRARLSAMDLIEKQQVQAIVGLHTWEEVSLVAEVGGQARIPILSLADSTPKWATDRWPFLVQASPSRYLQMNAVAAIVGSWQWRWITVIYEDTDSAATDIIPCLVDALKQVGSEIGYLLALPPFTVNSSSPLSGELEGLKGRQSRVFVLHSSLSMAAHLFETANELGMMEEGYVWIITDRTTNLIHSMNSATISSMQGILGVRSYFSQSGPRFQGFYLRFREKFHSLYPKEDNHEPGIFALQAYDAVWSVALAMETAPSSKKGLIQPFLERIAISDFHGLNSRIQFNRRSLAPQRIFQIINVIGKSYRELGFWFEGSGFSKTTNEKSTYSRQLQVLGQVLWPGGPWSVPRGWSLPTSQKPLRIGVPQHGTFKQFVNVTYDGSHYSVTGFSIEVFNATLEHLKYHLTYELIPYSGNFDSLVEQVHLKEFDAVVGDISIISKRWEHADFTHPYSEPGLVMIVPVETESRPWLFIKPFTKAMWVLTGVITIYSGCVVWLIERNHTSAFEGSILSQTATLLCMSFTTLFSLHGEKLHSNLSRLSMVVWLFVALVITQSYTANLSTLLTVQQLKPSVKSLKDNNFVVGCSFRSFIPKYLEEVLGIDPKNMKDIRSFEEYPQAFRRGEIAATFMESLYAEVFLAQYCKGFVTVGPTFRVGGLGFVFPKGSTILPDISEAVVKLYEKGEIMYLRNKLVHSQKCLEVEAEDDHSISPDSLWVLFLATGATSTVSLAIYVAGQMQHFQDFMLENIGIWRLISAAMRSWMHHHAQRTQFSGGDLKRTSSLVELGTYRGSHGNV; translated from the exons ATGGGCTACCTTCAAATGAGTCGATTTTTCTTGTCTTTCATGGCCTGGGTGCTGTTGCTCTCaccagcagcagcagcagctgaTCATGGAGGCACCAGCCACAGCGATGGCAGTATAGGAGTCATCGTTGATTATGGTTCCCGTGTCGGCAAAGAAGAGAAAGTAGCAATGGAGTTGGCCATTGATGATTTCTACAAGAAGACAAATCAACGATTGGTTTTGCATTCGAGAGACTCTCAAGGCGATCCTCTTCGTGCGAGGCTTTCAG CCATGGACCTCATTGAGAAGCAGCAAGTGCAGGCCATTGTAGGCCTTCATACTTGGGAGGAGGTGTCTTTAGTCGCAGAAGTTGGTGGCCAAGCTCGTATTCCTATTCTTTCACTGGCTGATTCAACTCCCAAATGGGCAACAGATCGGTGGCCATTCCTGGTTCAAGCCTCACCAAGTAGATACTTGCAAATGAACGCAGTGGCTGCCATTGTTGGGTCCTGGCAATGGCGTTGGATCACTGTAATATATGAGGACACTGACTCTGCAGCCACTGATATCATTCCATGTCTTGTCGATGCCCTCAAGCAAGTGGGTTCAGAAATTGGCTACCTTCTGGCTCTTCCACCATTTACTGTCAATTCCTCTTCTCCTTTATCAGGTGAGCTTGAGGGACTTAAAGGAAGGCAATCAAGAGTCTTTGTGCTTCATTCCTCTTTATCAATGGCAGCACATCTATTTGAAACAGCTAATGAATTGGGCATGATGGAAGAGGGATATGTTTGGATCATTACAGACAGAACTACAAATCTTATACATTCCATGAATTCTGCAACCATCTCATCAATGCAAGGCATTCTAGGAGTGAGGAGCTACTTCTCTCAAAGTGGACCACGGTTCCAAGGTTTCTATCTCAGATTCAGAGAGAAGTTTCATTCCTTGTATCCCAAGGAAGACAACCATGAGCCTGGTATTTTCGCTCTGCAGGCATATGATGCTGTATGGTCTGTGGCTCTTGCAATGGAGACAGCTCCAAGCAGCAAAAAAGGGTTAATCCAAccatttttagaaagaatagCAATCAGTGATTTCCATGGCCTAAATAGTAGAATCCAATTCAACAGGAGAAGCTTGGCTCCACAGCGCATCTTTCAGATTATTAATGTGATTGGAAAGAGTTACAGAGAACTCGGGTTCTGGTTCGAGGGATCAGGTTTCTCCAAGACTACCAATGAGAAATCTACATACAGTAGGCAGCTTCAAGTCCTTGGACAAGTGCTGTGGCCAGGAGGCCCTTGGTCTGTTCCAAGAGGATGGTCTCTTCCAACAAGCCAAAAACCATTGCGGATCGGTGTCCCCCAACATGGAACATTCAAACAGTTCGTTAATGTGACATATGATGGAAGCCATTATTCTGTTACCGGATTCTCCATCGAGGTTTTCAATGCAACTCTAGAACACCTGAAATACCATTTAACATATGAGCTCATTCCTTACAGTGGCAACTTTGATTCATTGGTGGAGCAGGTTCATCTCAAA GAATTTGATGCAGTAGTAGGTGATATATCAATAATTTCAAAGCGATGGGAACACGCAGATTTTACACACCCCTACAGCGAACCTGGATTGGTGATGATAGTTCCTGTTGAAACAGAAAGTAGACCGTGGTTGTTCATCAAACCCTTCACCAAGGCCATGTGGGTGCTGACTGGTGtaataactatttacagtggttGTGTGGTATGGCTAATAGAACGAAATCATACCTCAGCATTTGAAGGCTCTATACTGAGCCAAACAGCAACTTTGCTTTGCATGTCCTTTACTACTCTCTTCTCTTTACACG GGGAGAAGTTGCATAGCAATTTATCAAGGTTGTCCATGGTGGTTTGGCTGTTTGTGGCACTGGTCATAACACAAAGCTACACAGCCAATCTCAGCACCCTGCTCACTGTCCAGCAGCTCAAACCCAGTGTCAAGTCCCTCAAGGATAACAATTTTGTGGTTGGTTGCAGCTTCCGGTCCTTTATCCCAAAATATCTGGAGGAAGTCCTGGGAATAGACCCGAAAAACATGAAAGATATTAGGTCATTCGAAGAATATCCTCAAGCTTTTAGAAGGGGAGAGATAGCAGCTACCTTCATGGAATCCTTGTACGCAGAAGTGTTTCTTGCCCAGTACTGCAAGGGCTTTGTTACTGTTGGGCCAACATTCAGAGTTGGAGGCTTAGGCTTT GTGTTTCCAAAGGGTTCAACTATACTTCCAGACATCTCAGAAGCGGTGGTGAAATTGTATGAAAAGGGCGAGATAATGTACTTACGTAACAAGTTGGTCCACTCCCAGAAATGCTTGGAAGTGGAAGCTGAAGATGATCACAGCATTAGCCCAGACAGCCTTTGGGTGCTCTTCTTAGCAACAGGAGCTACATCAACAGTTTCGCTGGCAATCTATGTGGCAGGTCAGATGCAGCATTTccaggattttatgttggaaaaCATAGGTATTTGGAGGCTGATATCTGCAGCAATGAGATCCTGGATGCATCACCATGCACAACGAACACAATTCTCTGGTGGAGACCTCAAAAGAACCAGTTCTCTAGTAGAGTTAGGGACATACAGAGGAAGCCATGGAAATGTCTGA
- the LOC104877553 gene encoding glutamate receptor 2.7, with the protein MGYLQMSRFFFSFMTWVQAAADHGGISYSNDSIGVIVDYGSRVGKEEKVAMELAIDDFYNKTNQRLVLRLRDSQGDPLRRRLSANHGPHREAASAGHCRPSDLGGGAPFLVQASPIRYWQMNAVAAIVGSWRWRWITVIYEDIDSAATDIIPCLADALKQVGSEIGYLLALPPFTVNSSTPLSDELERLKGRQSRVFVLHSSLSMAHHESCTFCEFCNHLSSMQGILGLKSYFSQSGPWFQEFDLRFREKFHSLYPKEDNQEPGIFALQAYDAVWCVALAMEAASSSKKGELGFWFKGFGFSKTTNETAKYGRQLRFLGQVLWPGYPWSVPRGWSLPTSQKPLRIGVPQRGTFQQFVNVTYDGSHYSVTGLSIEVFNATLEHPGYPLTYKLIPYNGSYDSLVEQVHLKKCLEVEADDDHSISPDSLWALFLATGATSTVSLAIYVARHARSSISRILCWNTGIWRLTSAAMRSWIHHHAQRTRSSAGDIKRTSSLVELGTYRGSHGNA; encoded by the exons ATGGGCTATCTTCAAATGAGTcgatttttcttctctttcatgaCCTGGGTGCAAGCTGCAGCTGATCATGGAGGCATCAGCTACAGCAATGACAGTATAGGAGTCATTGTTGATTATGGTTCCCGTGTGGGCAAAGAAGAGAAAGTAGCAATGGAGTTGGCCATTGATGATTTCTACAACAAGACTAATCAACGATTGGTTTTGCGTTTGAGAGACTCTCAAGGCGATCCTCTTCGCAGGAGGCTTTCAG CTAACCATGGACCTCATAGAGAAGCAGCAAGTGCAGGCCATTGTAGGCCTTCAGACTTGGGAGGAGGTGCGCCATTCCTGGTTCAAGCCTCACCAATTAGATACTGGCAAATGAATGCAGTGGCTGCCATTGTTGGATCCTGGAGATGGCGTTGGATCACTGTGATATACGAGGACATTGACTCTGCTGCCACTGATATCATTCCATGTCTTGCTGATGCCCTCAAGCAAGTGGGTTCAGAAATTGGCTACCTTCTGGCTCTTCCACCATTTACTGTCAATTCCTCTACTCCTTTATCAGATGAGCTTGAGCGGCTTAAAGGAAGGCAATCAAGAGTATTTGTGCTTCATTCCTCTTTATCAATGGCA CACCACGAGTCTTGTACATTCTGTGAATTCTGCAATCATCTCTCATCAATGCAAGGCATTCTAGGATTGAAGAGCTACTTCTCTCAAAGTGGACCATGGTTCCAGGAGTTCGACCTCAGATTCAGAGAAAAGTTTCATTCCTTGTATCCCAAGGAAGACAACCAAGAGCCTGGGATTTTCGCTCTGCAGGCATATGATGCTGTATGGTGTGTGGCTCTTGCAATGGAGGCAGCTTCAAGCAGCAAAAAAGG AGAACTCGGGTTCTGGTTCAAGGGATTTGGTTTCTCCAAGACTACCAATGAGACAGCAAAATACGGTAGGCAGCTCCGATTCCTTGGACAAGTGCTCTGGCCAGGATACCCTTGGTCTGTTCCAAGAGGATGGTCTCTTCCAACAAGCCAAAAACCATTGCGGATCGGTGTCCCCCAACGTGGAACATTCCAACAGTTCGTTAACGTGACATATGATGGAAGCCATTATTCTGTTACCGGATTGTCCATCGAGGTTTTCAATGCAACTCTAGAACACCCGGGATATCCTTTAACATACAAGCTCATTCCTTACAATGGCAGCTATGATTCACTGGTGGAGCAGGTTCATCTCAAG AAATGCTTGGAAGTGGAAGCAGACGATGATCACAGCATTAGCCCAGACAGCCTTTGGGCGCTCTTCTTAGCAACAGGAGCTACATCAACAGTTTCACTGGCAATCTATGTGGCACGCCATGCCAGAAGCAGCATTTccaggattttatgttggaacACAGGCATTTGGAGGCTGACATCTGCAGCAATGAGATCCTGGATACATCACCATGCACAAAGAACACGATCCTCTGCTGGAGACATCAAAAGAACCAGTTCTCTAGTAGAGTTAGGAACGTACAGAGGAAGCCACGGAAATGCCTAA